A DNA window from Branchiostoma floridae strain S238N-H82 unplaced genomic scaffold, Bfl_VNyyK Sc7u5tJ_1489, whole genome shotgun sequence contains the following coding sequences:
- the LOC118407838 gene encoding alpha-N-acetylgalactosamine-specific lectin-like, with translation MPRDAETNAFLISLYKPVRANGPFWFGLHDQREEGSFEWVDGSALGTYNSWAEGQPDNKHGNEDCVYYSTKTAWIKLSWKEKWNDALCNMKHRFICQTVPGRP, from the exons atgccccgagacgcagagaccaacgccttcctgatctctcTGTACAAGCCCGTGAGAGCCAACGGGcccttctggttcggcctgcacgatcagcgcgaagagggaagctttgagtgggtggatggttctgcacttgggacctacAACTCATGGGCTGAAGGACAACCGGACAACAAACATGGCAACGAAGATTGCGTTTATTACTCCACAAAGACCGCCTGGATCAAGTTAAgctggaaagaaaagtggaaCGATGCACTGTGCAACATGAAGCATCGTTTCATATGCCAGACTGTTCCAG GACGTCCTTAG